Genomic DNA from Acidimicrobiales bacterium:
AGGCGGTGCCCCGAATGCCCCTGCTGGGTTCGAAACCTCGACCATTGTCTTGCACGACAAGCACACCTCGTCCATCTTCGATCGACCAACTCAAATGAACATGAGTGGCCTTGGCATGCTTTTCGACATTCGCGAGCGCCTCTTGAGCAATTCGCAAAAGCTCGTTCTCGACAATCGGCGCCAGATGGAGCGTTCGGTCGTCGGGAACGCTCACCGTGATCTCGACTTCGCCCCGCTTCGAGAAGCGGTCGACGACCTCGCCGATGACGACGGTGAGCGGGCGTCCTGGCTGCACAGCGGCCCGCAACTCGATGAGCGTGTCTCGCAGATCGGCGATGGCTCCCTGCACGTCGCCGTGCAGTTCCTTGAGTTCGAGCGAGGGTTCGGGCTGCGCCGTGTTGATCCGCTCCAATTCCAGACCGATGTAGGTCAACCACTGCCCGAGACGGTCGTGGAGGTCTCGAGCGATGCGCCCCCGCTCGTCGGCAGCGGCCAGCGAGCGCAGGTGCTGGAACGATCGGGCATTCGCGATGGTGAGGGCCAGCATCTGGGCCATGCCATCGAGGAGTTCGGCGTCGGCCGAGGTGTAGCCACCGGGCATCTCGCGTTCGACGGCGACGAGGCCGGTGTCACGCCCGTTCACCACGAGTCGGGCATACAGGCCGCTTCCGGTGCGGCCGACGGTGACCTTGGACAGGTCGTTGACCCGAGTGACGTCGGGCGAGATGGCGGCCTCGACCAAGGGCGCTGGGAGCTGATGTGAGGTGAAGGTGGGAGGCAGGTCGAACCCTTCGACGAGCATTGGCGACCACACGCTGTCGTCGTAGGCGAGGACGAGGAAGCGGTCGGCGTCGAAGCTGTCGACGAGCTGGCTGCGGGTGGCGGCGAGCACGTCGGGCAGGTCGAGTGACGAGGGAAGTGAGGTGGCCACGGCATGCAGGGCGCCGAGGAGCTGGTTGGTCTCGCTCAGTGCGGAGGCGCGCTCGTTGGTGAGTCGACGCCGGTTCTCGAGCTGGAGCAGGCGTTGCTGGGCGATGCCGGGGAAGGCCCAGGCGCCGAGGACGGCCATCACGCCGGCGGGATTGGGCAGCTCGAAGCCGAGGGCAACGACCGAGGCCACGCTGGTGGACACCACGAGTGCTGTGCCGGCGGCCCAGGCACCGAGGCGTAGGCCCCAGCCGAAGGCGACGAGCGCAACGGCGACGATGACCGCTCCGACGAACGGATTGCTCAGACC
This window encodes:
- a CDS encoding GAF domain-containing sensor histidine kinase, with amino-acid sequence MTTSKGQAGDGLPPSGASPAGEVLLALRALRHGGLDDAGRELELGPSVASSLSAVLAALRWGAVMVGVGWAAARAAAGELPIVATLTVAIFLASWRTIRPIRLGDKSQPQQAFALTDVAILSAAVGVADGLSNPFVGAVIVAVALVAFGWGLRLGAWAAGTALVVSTSVASVVALGFELPNPAGVMAVLGAWAFPGIAQQRLLQLENRRRLTNERASALSETNQLLGALHAVATSLPSSLDLPDVLAATRSQLVDSFDADRFLVLAYDDSVWSPMLVEGFDLPPTFTSHQLPAPLVEAAISPDVTRVNDLSKVTVGRTGSGLYARLVVNGRDTGLVAVEREMPGGYTSADAELLDGMAQMLALTIANARSFQHLRSLAAADERGRIARDLHDRLGQWLTYIGLELERINTAQPEPSLELKELHGDVQGAIADLRDTLIELRAAVQPGRPLTVVIGEVVDRFSKRGEVEITVSVPDDRTLHLAPIVENELLRIAQEALANVEKHAKATHVHLSWSIEDGRGVLVVQDNGRGFEPSRGIRGTAYGLVGMRERAASVGAILEVTSEPEQGTVITVLTSPPA